Proteins encoded by one window of Sinorhizobium arboris LMG 14919:
- a CDS encoding D-TA family PLP-dependent enzyme encodes MTLPIETPAVLVDLDIARRNILAFQAYADRHGLRVRPHIKTHKLPQMAELQLAAGAIGITCQKVTEAEAMIDGSARIRDVLITYNLLGKEKLARLARLCEKVTVSVVADNATVIDGLAAFFAEAGKPLTVLVECNTGADRCGVGTPSEAARLARRIAEAPGLRFGGLMTYPPADGAGRVQAFMSDAKRLIEATGLDVPCITSGGTPGMMQAAEAPIASEHRPGTYIYNDRSLVARGAASWDDCALTVLATVVSVPSDNRAIVDAGSKVLTSDLLGLTGYGHVLGRDDLRIDQLSEEHGRLVSDGPIGLKVGEKVRIVPNHACVVTNMVDAVHVIEDGALKGTWPVVARGRIL; translated from the coding sequence ATGACCCTGCCGATCGAAACCCCCGCCGTGCTGGTCGATCTCGATATCGCCCGGCGCAACATTCTTGCGTTTCAGGCCTATGCGGACCGGCACGGTCTCCGCGTGCGCCCCCACATAAAGACCCACAAGCTTCCTCAGATGGCCGAACTGCAGCTTGCCGCCGGTGCGATCGGCATCACCTGCCAGAAGGTGACGGAAGCGGAGGCCATGATCGACGGCAGCGCCCGGATCAGGGACGTGCTGATCACCTACAACCTCCTCGGCAAGGAGAAGCTCGCGCGGCTCGCACGGCTCTGCGAAAAGGTGACGGTTAGCGTCGTCGCCGACAACGCGACCGTCATCGACGGGCTCGCCGCGTTTTTCGCCGAAGCCGGCAAGCCTTTGACGGTGCTTGTCGAATGCAACACCGGAGCCGATCGCTGCGGAGTCGGGACTCCGTCCGAAGCGGCGCGCCTTGCCCGGCGCATAGCCGAGGCACCGGGACTTCGCTTCGGCGGATTGATGACCTATCCGCCGGCCGATGGCGCCGGGCGCGTTCAGGCCTTCATGAGCGACGCGAAGCGGCTGATCGAAGCCACGGGGCTCGACGTTCCATGCATTACGTCGGGGGGCACGCCCGGCATGATGCAGGCGGCCGAAGCGCCGATAGCGAGCGAGCACCGTCCGGGTACGTATATCTATAACGACCGCTCGCTGGTTGCCCGCGGCGCGGCGTCCTGGGACGACTGCGCCCTCACGGTCCTCGCCACCGTCGTTTCGGTTCCCAGCGACAACCGGGCTATCGTCGATGCCGGCAGCAAGGTGCTGACCTCCGACCTGCTTGGCCTTACCGGCTACGGCCACGTGCTCGGCCGCGACGACCTCCGTATCGACCAGCTCTCCGAGGAGCATGGCCGCCTCGTCTCGGACGGTCCGATCGGTCTCAAGGTCGGCGAAAAGGTCCGCATCGTTCCGAACCATGCCTGCGTCGTGACCAACATGGTCGACGCGGTCCACGTGATCGAAGACGGTGCGCTGAAAGGAACATGGCCGGTCGTCGCCCGCGGCCGCATCCTTTGA